In the Candidatus Omnitrophota bacterium genome, GCCGCAGGCTGGCATCATCCTTTTCAAGGATCTGTGTCGCGATCGGATGGCGATTCTCCGGCGGGGTCGTGATCATGGAGAGCTCCCGCGCGCCCACCAAGGCTAAATACAGCGTGCGCGGAATCGGCGTGGCCGAGAGTGTGAGCACATCCATTTGGCTGCGCCATTGCTTGAGCCGTTCCTTATCCTGCACCCCGAACCGCTGCTCCTCATCCACGATGAGCAGCCCCAGCGCGTTAAAGCGGATATCCCCGGAGAGCAGCCGATGCGTGCCGATCACGATATCGACCGCCCCGCCGGCCACATCGCGCGCGATCTGCCGCTGCTCAGCCTCGGATTGAAAGCGGCTGAGCATCTCCACGCGAATCGGAAAGCCCCCCACGCGCTTGGCGAATGTCCGGTAGTGCTGATACGCCAGGATAGTCGTTGGCACTAGCACGGCCACTTGCCGCTGGTCCATCACGGCCTTAAAGGCGGCCCGCAACGCCACCTCGGTCTTGCCGTAGCCCACATCGCCCAGCAGCAAACGATCCATCGGCCGTGAGGCCTCCATGTCGCGTTTCACATCCGCCACGGCGGTGAGCTGATCCGGGGTTTCGCGGTATGGAAACATGGCCTCGAATGCGCGCTGCCAGTCATGATCTTTCGCGCACGCGTGGCCGGGAAGGGCCAAGCGCTTGGCATGCACATCCAGCAGCGCTTTCGCGTACGTCCATGCGCCGACATAGGCGTTGACCTTGGCCCGCTCCCAAGCCGTGCCACCGAGCGTGTGCAGCGCCGGACTCCGGCCGCCGAAGGCCACATAGGTTTGGAGCAAATGGACCTGGTCGATGGGGACGTAGAGCAGATCGCCGCCGGCATACTCCACGACCAAGGTCTCTTGCGGCCCCTGGCTGCCCTCAATGGTCGCGCGCCGCAGATAGCGTCCGATCCCGTGGTCCAGGTGCACGACATACTGGCCTTCGCGCAGATCCAAAAACGCTTCAAACGGCACCTGCGCCGAGACCCGGGAATGCACCTGCCGCGGCAGGACCACGAGCATGGTGTGGCGATCCAGCGTCTCAAGCGTTTGGGGATTAAAGCTGCGGATAGAGTTCAGGCGCGAGCCGTCCCATTCGAGCCGAACCGGCGATTCAAAGGTGGCAGGGAACAGATCCAGAATGCCGCCGCGGAGTGCCACCTCTCCTGGGTCGGCTACGGCATCGACGCGCTCGTAGCCGAAGGCGAGCAGCTGCTTCAGCACAGGCTCGAGCGATTCGCGCGATCCAACAGAGAGCCGACAATACTCTAACATCGAAGAACGATATCAGATATCAAACGGCCGTTTGATATCTGATATCGCCTTTGCGTTACATCCGGGTGGGAGCCGAAATGCCCAGCAGGCCTAGGCCGTTGGCCAGCACCTGTTGGGCGGCGCGGATTAACCCTAAGCGCGCGGCCGTCAATTCCTGGTCCTCGCTGATGACGCGGTGCTTCGTATAAAACACATGGAACGTCTCGGCGAGCTTGCGCAGGTAGATGGTCAGGCCGTGCGGCTCAAGCGAGGCGGCGCAGAGCCGCAGCACCATCGGGTATTGGACAATCGCGCGCAGCAGCAGCCGCTCCTCGGTTTCGGCGAGCCGTTCGAGCGCCTTAGGGGAGGGCTCGCGCGGCGCGCCATTAGCTTTCGCCAGGATGCTGCAGATGCGAGCGTGGGCGTATTGCACGTAATAGACCGGGTTCTCTTGAGATTGCGCGGCGGCGAGCTCCAGATCGAAATCAAGGTGGCTCTCCATCGTGCGCATCACGAAGAAGAATCGCGTCGCATCCACGCCGACTTCATCCAGCACCTCTTCAAACGTCACGAATTCGCCGGCGCGCTTGGACATCGGCACCGGCGCGCCATGGCGCGACAAGGTGACCAGCTGCACGATCTTGACCGTCAGGCGCTCGGCCGGTAATCCTAAGGCTGCCACCGCCGCTTTGACGCGCGCGATGTACCCGTGATGGTCCGGCCCCCACAAGTTGAGGATCTGATCGTACTTCCGCTCAAACTTGAACTGATGGTAGGCGATATCCGGGGCGAGATACGTCAGCTCCCCGTTGCGCTTCTTGATCACGCGGTCCTTGTCATCGCCATAGGCCGTCGAGCGGAACCACATCGCCTCCTCAGCGTCATACACGGCCCCGGCCTCGCGCAAGGCCTTGAGGGCGGCGTCGATCCGGCCTGAGGTGCGCACCCATTGCTGGCTGGTCCACACATCGAACACCAGGTTGAATCGCGCCAGCACGCGGCGGATCTCGG is a window encoding:
- a CDS encoding DEAD/DEAH box helicase, whose protein sequence is MLEYCRLSVGSRESLEPVLKQLLAFGYERVDAVADPGEVALRGGILDLFPATFESPVRLEWDGSRLNSIRSFNPQTLETLDRHTMLVVLPRQVHSRVSAQVPFEAFLDLREGQYVVHLDHGIGRYLRRATIEGSQGPQETLVVEYAGGDLLYVPIDQVHLLQTYVAFGGRSPALHTLGGTAWERAKVNAYVGAWTYAKALLDVHAKRLALPGHACAKDHDWQRAFEAMFPYRETPDQLTAVADVKRDMEASRPMDRLLLGDVGYGKTEVALRAAFKAVMDQRQVAVLVPTTILAYQHYRTFAKRVGGFPIRVEMLSRFQSEAEQRQIARDVAGGAVDIVIGTHRLLSGDIRFNALGLLIVDEEQRFGVQDKERLKQWRSQMDVLTLSATPIPRTLYLALVGARELSMITTPPENRHPIATQILEKDDASLRRWVLRELKRGGQVYVVHNRVHNIYRVAGDVSALVPEARVGIAHGQMGEAELQQAMMAFMEGAVDVLVTTTIIESGIDIPNANTLIVNDAESFGLADLYQLR
- a CDS encoding arginine--tRNA ligase, which produces MVVQTLETQLSQILRSAISRLSPEAAVPEALLRWDMPKDPSFGDVSSAAAFKLAASLRQPPPRLAEALAEAFVACSRQTNAGEAIDRAEANAGFLNVFLSPSALIETLTQALEEGGRFGHCRRDPSPLINIEFVSANPTGPLSLAHGRQAGVGDVLARLLRSQGFRVTTEYYLNDEGRQIEMLGRSLRARYLQALGRDEPFPEDGYHGSYVTESAARLIQQHGDRWADQPLEAFMAFGMDEQLAEIRRVLARFNLVFDVWTSQQWVRTSGRIDAALKALREAGAVYDAEEAMWFRSTAYGDDKDRVIKKRNGELTYLAPDIAYHQFKFERKYDQILNLWGPDHHGYIARVKAAVAALGLPAERLTVKIVQLVTLSRHGAPVPMSKRAGEFVTFEEVLDEVGVDATRFFFVMRTMESHLDFDLELAAAQSQENPVYYVQYAHARICSILAKANGAPREPSPKALERLAETEERLLLRAIVQYPMVLRLCAASLEPHGLTIYLRKLAETFHVFYTKHRVISEDQELTAARLGLIRAAQQVLANGLGLLGISAPTRM